A stretch of the Gossypium hirsutum isolate 1008001.06 chromosome D07, Gossypium_hirsutum_v2.1, whole genome shotgun sequence genome encodes the following:
- the LOC107954332 gene encoding uncharacterized protein, whose translation MNFGFLSFPWFGVDPKRDSDLTFASMSASIEPKQKASFEIRLWGWTLVSVPPKAVNGNDRIRTPTTINKGLKRRAQENSVFEPPTPIRFRPYVCKVPWHTGARAFLSQLFPRYGHYCGPNWSSGKDGGSLIWDRRPIDWLDFCCYCHDIGYDTHDQEKLLKADLAFLECLERPHMSTKGDPYIAQLYKTMCTTGLKNILIPYRRHLVKLQYGQPLIDFRWINNMKRRSWNFQKT comes from the exons ATGAACTTTGGATTCCTTAGCTTTCCATGGTTTGGAGTTGATCCCAAAAGGGATTCGGATTTGACTTTTGCTTCCATGAGTGCTTCCATAGAGCCTAAACAGAAAGCTAGTTTTGAGATCAGGCTGTGGGGATGGACTCTAGTTTCAGTACCTCCTAAGGCAGTGAATGGTAATGATAGAATTCGCACTCCAACTACTATAAACAAAGGATTAAAAAGGCGTGCACAAGAAAATTCAGTTTTTGAGCCTCCCACACCTATCCGGTTTAGGCCATATGTTTGCAAGGTTCCATGGCATACAGGTGCTAGAGCATTCCTTTCGCAGTTATTTCCACGTTATGGGCATTATTGTGGTCCTAATTGGTCAAGTGGGAAAGATGGTGGATCCCTTATTTGGGATAGGAGGCCAATTGATTGGTTAGATTTTTGCTGCTATTGTCATGATATTGGTTATGATACTCATGATCAAGAAAAGCTTCTGAAAGCTGATTTAGCATTTCTAGAATGCTTGGAGAGACCTCATATGAGCACAAAAGGTGATCCATATATCGCTCAACTTTACAAGACAATGTGCACCACAG GTCTCAAAAATATACTAATCCCATACAGAAGGCACCTTGTTAAGCTACAATACGGGCAACCTCTAATTGATTTTAGATGGATAAATAATATGAAAAGGAGAAGTTGGAATTTTCAGAAAACTTGA